In one Vulgatibacter incomptus genomic region, the following are encoded:
- a CDS encoding class I SAM-dependent methyltransferase, with translation MPGFNPDRVGPAWARRGDGRVFPLLVEAAGLSLHYGWFSEGRSGATSVEALRNGQRRFVDEVVELVPREAGTLLDVGTGTGDVAAALAGRGHVVTSISPDPDQARWARRHLGPALELVPVRFEDFPLGRRFDCVLFSESSNYVDLDNLLVRSDELLAVGGSLVLAAPFLRERSDVFTDLHSLDEFRRRAERASWEIECERDATAEVAPTLELGRRLAGGFAGAITPAVSRVIDWAAGGGYARLLRMLDADRFRSECVFLFVRLRRRRP, from the coding sequence CGAGTCGGGCCAGCCTGGGCGAGGCGCGGCGACGGGCGGGTGTTTCCGCTGCTGGTCGAGGCAGCCGGACTCTCGCTGCACTACGGTTGGTTTTCTGAAGGGCGGTCTGGGGCGACCTCGGTCGAGGCCCTCCGGAACGGACAGCGCCGCTTCGTGGACGAGGTCGTCGAGCTCGTTCCCAGGGAGGCGGGAACGCTGCTGGACGTGGGGACGGGGACGGGTGACGTGGCAGCGGCGCTCGCGGGACGGGGGCACGTGGTCACGAGCATTTCGCCGGATCCCGACCAGGCGCGGTGGGCCAGGCGACACCTGGGGCCGGCGCTGGAGCTCGTTCCGGTTCGCTTCGAGGATTTTCCTCTCGGGCGGCGATTCGACTGCGTCCTCTTCAGCGAATCGTCGAACTACGTCGATCTGGACAACCTGCTGGTGCGAAGCGATGAGCTCTTGGCGGTCGGCGGTTCGCTCGTGCTCGCGGCTCCATTTCTCCGCGAACGCTCGGATGTCTTCACCGACCTTCACTCCCTCGACGAGTTTCGGCGACGCGCCGAGCGAGCGAGTTGGGAGATCGAGTGTGAGCGCGACGCCACGGCGGAGGTCGCGCCGACGCTCGAGCTGGGCCGGCGGCTGGCCGGAGGTTTCGCAGGCGCGATCACGCCTGCCGTGTCCCGCGTGATCGATTGGGCGGCAGGTGGCGGATACGCCAGGCTGCTACGAATGCTCGATGCCGATCGGTTTCGCTCGGAGTGTGTATTCCTTTTCGTTCGCCTGCGCAGGAGGAGGCCGTGA
- a CDS encoding HNH endonuclease, whose product MKPKFGRPIGTLSGEDIERFWAKVDIRSDDLCWEWKASRNIDDYGQFSLGGKPRRANRVAWSIAYHADIPTGLVFRHKCDNPPCCNPSHLEIGTTFDNTIDMTKRGRASHLRLLGADVLEIRRLYASSTMTQKEIANLFGVDQSTISNVTTGRRWRPLLEGPTP is encoded by the coding sequence ATGAAGCCAAAATTTGGAAGACCGATAGGGACACTATCAGGAGAAGATATCGAACGGTTCTGGGCCAAAGTTGATATTCGGTCTGACGATCTGTGTTGGGAATGGAAGGCAAGTCGAAATATTGACGACTACGGACAATTCTCTCTAGGCGGAAAGCCTCGTCGGGCAAACAGGGTCGCTTGGTCAATTGCCTACCATGCGGACATTCCGACCGGATTGGTGTTCCGACATAAATGCGACAACCCGCCGTGCTGCAACCCGAGCCACCTTGAGATCGGGACCACGTTCGATAACACAATCGATATGACGAAGCGGGGCAGGGCATCACATTTGAGGCTCCTGGGGGCAGACGTATTGGAGATTCGACGCCTCTACGCTAGTTCCACCATGACCCAAAAGGAGATCGCCAATCTGTTCGGAGTGGATCAATCCACAATCAGCAACGTCACTACGGGAAGAAGGTGGCGCCCTCTATTGGAGGGGCCGACGCCATGA